One window of Mixophyes fleayi isolate aMixFle1 chromosome 3, aMixFle1.hap1, whole genome shotgun sequence genomic DNA carries:
- the LOC142143249 gene encoding zinc finger MYM-type protein 1-like: MDLYHHKSGAQKRKEKKAKDKRTSEGRRTLESVGFTVSSHLSEHEGQKEVAGSSTITSGIDEVNENLTVIVLDDDDDDDDDVSGSSSMLTCASGTDTTLISEPHTSSAHLTSARKGDVTEVCSTAYSEGASDIELDSNRQLLKCDIGLLQPGFSVAQIEDAVRQGPEPHPTFFPPDKHGSQFPFYILNFHLPNKEKYPRDWLVWSKSKQALFCFPCFLFSKLPVTHRSVLTTEIGWGPSKGYKKLYNKIPDHENSNNHRTCYVDWRDLQTNLEKNMTVDSLLWHKIQNETEVWKALLRRFLDVVLFLAERGLAFRGSSNLIGHPKNGNFLGMLEVVSHYDPLLAEHLKKVKQAQMEKKRLQVHYLSAEIQNEFISCCAEYVFNCILKERENAKYFSIIVDATPDSAHMEQTTFILRYVLVVNNEYQVLERFLEFVNCNKKTGEAIADLILETLQKRNIPINDCRGQGYDNGSNMSGAYKGVQARILQVNSLAIFSPCACHSLNLCGVHAAECCPEVVTFFGIVQKLYNIFSGSPQRWEILKANIGASLHSMSNTRWSARVESVKPFAERLPGIQKAIESVLELNLTSEIRTDLDSVSIYLDSFDCVLMASIWLKVLTAINYRSTVLQARNTTIDKEVENLSSLVDELKAIRNNWQALLNESRLVAENLNIPTEFRSFQQRRQRKRRRFFDESSTEESFSNSTPEEMFKCKVFHILLDSVIGNMTTRFDAAKAINSLFSILWLFPEVEDEEVREKANQLPKRYEDDVTQTICDELIHLKSIYKSNLGEESLSPIKLLNKFKHQKLERLFPNIVVALRLFCTIPVTVAQAERSFSCLSRIKDVLRSTMTQNRLNDLGLLSIEASLARNCDFSSIIDLFSSRKARKALL, encoded by the coding sequence ATGGATTTGTATCATCATAAATCTGGCGCCCAGAaacgtaaagaaaaaaaagcaaaagacaaAAGGACCAGTGAAGGTCGGAGAACTCTTGAAAGTGTAGGATTTACTGTTTCCTCTCATTTGTCTGAGCATGAAGGTCAGAAGGAGGTGGCTGGATCTTCAACAATAACAAGTGGAATTGATGAAGTTAATGAAAATCTAACTGTTATTgttcttgatgatgatgatgatgatgatgatgatgttagtggTTCAAGTAGTATGCTAACATGTGCTTCTGGCACAGACACTACACTGATTTCAGAACCACATACAAGTTCTGCACACTTAACTTCTGCACGTAAAGGTGATGTTACTGAGGTTTGTTCCACAGCTTACTCAGAGGGGGCATCTGATATCGAATTAGATAGCAACAGGCAGCTATTGAAATGTGATATAGGCCTTCTGCAACCAGGTTTCTCAGTGGCCCAAATAGAAGATGCCGTACGACAGGGACCAGAACCACACCCAACCTTTTTCCCACCTGATAAACATGGCAGCcaatttcctttttatatattaaattttcaCTTaccaaacaaagaaaaatatcctCGCGACTGGTTAGTTTGGAGTAAGAGTAAGCAAGCTTTGTTCTGCTTTCCCTGTTTTTTATTCAGCAAGCTCCCAGTAACACATCGTTCAGTTTTGACAACAGAAATCGGTTGGGGACCTTCGAAAGGTTATaaaaaactgtacaataaaatacctGACCATGAAAATAGTAATAACCATCGTACATGTTATGTAGACTGGCGAGATTTGCAAACCAATCTTGAAAAAAACATGACAGTTGATAGTTTATTATGGCACAAAATCCAGAATGAAACCGAGGTTTGGAAAGCCTTATTGCGAAGATTTCTGGATGTAGTTCTGTTTCTTGCAGAACGTGGACTGGCTTTTAGAGGATCAAGCAACCTAATTGGACATCCAAAAAATGGCAATTTTCTAGGAATGTTAGAAGTTGTAAGCCACTACGACCCTTTGCTTGCAGAGCAtttgaaaaaagtaaaacaggcacaaatggagaaaaaaagattaCAAGTACATTACTTGTCAGCAGAAATTCAAAATGAATTCATATCATGTTGTGCCGAATATgtgtttaactgcattttaaaggaGAGAGAAAATGCAAAGTATTTTTCTATTATTGTAGATGCAACACCAGACTCAGCACACATGGAACAAACTACCTTCATTTTGCGTTATGTTCTTGTCGTAAACAATGAATATCAAGTTTTAGAACGATTTTTGGAATTTGtcaactgcaataaaaaaacaggGGAAGCTATTGCAGATTTAATTCTGGAAACGCTTCAAAAACGTAATATTCCAATAAATGATTGTCGTGGACAAGGCTATGACAATGGTTCTAACATGAGTGGAGCATACAAAGGTGTCCAAGCTCGAATTTTACAAGTAAATTCTCTGGCTATTTTTTCTCCTTGTGCCTGTCACAGTTTAAATCTGTGTGGTGTccatgcagcagaatgttgtccTGAGGTTGTGACATTTTTTGGCATTGTACAAAAGCTGTATAATATATTCAGTGGCAGTCCTCAGAGGTGGGAAATTTTGAAAGCAAACATCGGTGCTTCACTCCACTCCATGTCAAATACACGTTGGTCTGCAAGGGTAGAGAGTGTCAAACCCTTTGCTGAAAGACTTCCTGGGATCCAAAAGGCAATTGAGTCAGTGTTGGAACTTAACCTAACATCAGAAATTCGAACAGATCTTGATTCTGTAAGCATATATTTGGATTCTTTTGATTGTGTTTTGATGGCATCTATTTGGCTAAAAGTCCTTACAGCTATAAATTACAGAAGCACAGTTTTGCAAGCACGAAATACCACAATTGATAAAGAAGTTGAAAATCTTTCCAGTCTGGTAGATGAATTAAAAGCAATTAGAAATAATTGGCAAGCTCTCTTAAATGAATCCAGACTGGTTGCTGAAAATTTAAATATACCAACTGAGTTTAGATCTTTTCAGCAAAGACGTCAAAGAAAAAGGAGAAGATTTTttgatgaatcatcaactgaagaaTCTTTCTCTAATTCAACCCCAGAAGAGATGTTCAAGTGCAAAGTATTTCACATTCTTTTGGACAGCGTCATAGGCAATATGACAACAAGATTTGATGCAGCAAAAGCCATAAATTctttattcagtattttatggctcTTTCCTGAGGTAGAGGATGAAGAAGTTAGAGAAAAGGCAAACCAGCTTCCAAAAAGATACGAAGATGATGTTACCCAAACTATTTGTGATGAGCTAATACACCTTAAATCAATATACAAATCAAATTTAGGAGAAGAATCTCTTTCACCTATCAAACTCCTAAACAAATTTAAGCACCAGAAGCTTGAACGCCTGTTTCCGAATATTGTTGTTGCCTTAAGGTTGTTCTGCACCATACCCGTAACAGTGGCTCAAGCTGAACGCTCTTTCAGTTGTCTCTCAAGAATAAAAGATGTTTTAAGATCAACAATGACTCAGAATCGTTTAAATGATTTAGGTCTGCTATCAATAGAGGCTAGCTTGGCCAGAAATTGCGATTTCTCAAGTATTATCGATTTATTTTCAAGTCGTAAAGCTCGTAAAGCTCTACTGTAA